The following coding sequences lie in one Flagellimonas eckloniae genomic window:
- a CDS encoding DUF6691 family protein, with product MRTLAYFLIGLFFGIVLFKSEAASWFRIYEMFQFDAFHMYGIIGSAITIGVIGIQLIKRFNIKSFSGEEIVFTPKEKGIRRYLFGGILFGLGWALAGACPGPIFTLLGAGFFPILVVLISAVLGTYLYGLLKDKLPH from the coding sequence ATGAGAACACTTGCGTATTTTTTGATTGGGCTATTTTTTGGAATTGTATTATTCAAATCGGAAGCAGCATCTTGGTTCCGAATTTATGAGATGTTCCAGTTTGATGCATTTCATATGTATGGAATCATAGGGTCTGCAATAACAATTGGTGTAATTGGGATTCAACTTATAAAGCGATTCAATATAAAGTCTTTTTCCGGAGAAGAAATTGTTTTTACACCCAAAGAAAAAGGAATTAGAAGGTATTTGTTTGGAGGAATCCTCTTCGGGTTGGGCTGGGCTTTGGCCGGTGCATGCCCTGGTCCAATATTTACCTTGCTAGGCGCTGGATTCTTTCCAATTTTGGTTGTGTTGATATCTGCTGTTCTTGGGACCTACCTTTATGGCCTGCTAAAAGATAAATTGCCCCATTAA
- a CDS encoding YeeE/YedE family protein, whose translation MEILLKPWPWYIAGPLLALTMFLLIMLGKRFGMSSNLRTLCTLCGAGRHSDFFKFDWKSQRWNLVVVAGVVLGGFIGSNLLSSDTSVAINPNTVVELQALGFESAGTAYLPKELFDVEVFSDVKGIILLVLGGLFVGFGARYAGGCTSGHAISGLSNLQLPSLIAVIGFFIGGLFTVHVLFPLIF comes from the coding sequence ATGGAAATACTTTTAAAGCCGTGGCCGTGGTATATAGCGGGCCCATTACTTGCGCTTACAATGTTTTTATTGATTATGCTTGGCAAGCGATTTGGAATGTCCTCAAATCTTAGAACACTTTGTACCCTCTGCGGAGCTGGCAGGCATTCAGATTTTTTCAAATTCGATTGGAAATCACAGCGATGGAACCTAGTTGTAGTTGCCGGAGTTGTGTTAGGAGGATTTATTGGTAGTAATCTATTGTCTTCTGATACATCTGTTGCTATTAATCCAAATACCGTAGTGGAATTACAAGCTCTTGGGTTTGAAAGTGCTGGAACAGCCTACCTTCCAAAAGAGTTGTTTGATGTTGAAGTATTTTCAGATGTGAAGGGGATAATTTTATTGGTTCTTGGTGGTCTTTTTGTTGGCTTTGGCGCGCGTTACGCAGGAGGTTGTACTTCAGGACATGCTATTTCAGGCCTAAGTAATTTGCAACTTCCCTCATTGATTGCGGTTATTGGGTTTTTTATTGGAGGCTTGTTTACTGTTCATGTTTTATTTCCCCTAATTTTTTAA
- a CDS encoding YgaP family membrane protein, producing MKKNMGNIDRIIRFVVAVIVAVLFYQNVISGTLGYVLLALAGVFLVTSFVSFCPLYTLVGLNTCKVKK from the coding sequence ATGAAAAAGAATATGGGCAACATTGATAGAATTATTCGTTTTGTCGTTGCCGTAATAGTAGCAGTGCTATTTTATCAAAATGTAATTTCAGGAACGTTGGGCTATGTACTTTTAGCTCTTGCCGGAGTTTTTTTAGTTACCAGTTTTGTAAGTTTTTGTCCCCTGTACACCTTGGTAGGACTAAACACATGTAAAGTTAAAAAGTAA